Sequence from the Ziziphus jujuba cultivar Dongzao chromosome 9, ASM3175591v1 genome:
aataaagggATAATATCATTTACATTTTCTGAGTTTTATTCCTGTTTCAAATTATATCTTAAGATTTGAAAGATTTCAAAACATCTCCTAAAAGTTAACTTCCATTGAaaaactttttctcttttttatatgGCATGCTAAAATGACTTAACTACCCttgtaaaactcattttttaaccttttgcttaataattattaatatatattaatttaactgTTTGActttataaataaaagtaataattctctccaacaaaataaaaaaaataaataacaagaatgttattaaaaaaaaaaaaaaaaaacctgtaaAACTGAAGTGTGGATGTATGGGAGTAAAATTAAAGGGGCACACCTTCAATTTTgacaatcaaaaaaaaattatatatcaaaaactttaaaagaaaaataaaaaaatgaaggggCACATGTCCCGCCAGACCCTATCTGGGTCCGTGCTTTAGAAGGTCTATTCATCGGGTGTACTGAAATTTTTCTGCACTGTTAGTCTTAGAGACACTATTCCCCAGAAAATGCCCCGGTGAGGTGACCAACTAATTGAAAGCTTGTAACCAAGCGGGACATTAAACGGTTAAACTGGTTGAATGCGTTGGAAGGTGGTGTTAAAACTGTTGTGTTGGTgtgtttccaaaaaaaaaatgcggtTTTTGTTGGTGGGCCTTTCGTTTATCTGCATATGCCCATTAGAGTCCACGATTAAAAACCCCCTCTGGCCCAGGGTAATGGGCCCACCCGTCCAccataaattgaaatataaataaatatatttcagTTAGTTTTCCCAATTCAATTAAGAATTATGTGCGACGTGCTTCTTATTATTTAACCTAATCCTCTCAAAAGACTTCACAACAGAAAAACTCTCAAAAAACCTAGCTGGAGATTAAAAACCAGAGCAATGTCTAAGGcttatgaagaagaagaagaagaagatgacagAATATCAGATAAACCAGACCATATTCTAAATCACATAGTCGCATTCTTGCCCTCCATTAGGGAAGTAATTCGAATGAGCCCAGTCTGCAAACGCTGGAGAAGTTTGTCACTTAGTGTTCCTTTCTTGGAAGAGTTAATGGAGTTGGAGAAGTATTTGAACAGCCAATGGATGATGAGCTCGCGCTCGGTATTCATATAGCATTAACAATGCTAAATTTAAGCTTCATATACATGATCATCCAGGTAGTTATGAAGAGGGTATTACAGATCGTTTCTTAATTTCTGtccttgaaatttcaaaaattactttGAAGGAGTTTGATCTTTGTTTAATACCCTCTTGCAATTACTCTCGCAATGGATGGTTTTTTACGAGTGCTTTTCCATACCATTGCTTACCCATCTCAGTTTCCTTAACAACCCTTAAGCTCAAAGGTATAAGATTGAGGACGGATTTTTCTATCTACTTTCCATCTTTAACAAATCTCTGTTTGAATGATGTGGAGTTTGTGGAAAATTATGAGGAAGATGTTGTGGAATATCATCCTGGAACAAAATTTCCCGTGGAATATCATCGTGGAACAaaatttcctttcatttttcccactttgaaaagtatgtCTTTGACTCATATAGAATTTAAAGAGGGAACCCTTCAAAAACTAATTTCTGGATGCCCTTTTATTGAGGATTTGGAATCTATGAAACTTACCCCTTTAATTTTTCTGGTTTGGATCTTACTGTTTGTAGAGAACTTAGAAGTCTTTCATTTGGATTCAACAGATTTACTGACCAATGGTTGCAACACCTTATTTCTAGACTTCCTCTTATTGAGAAATTGACTCTGAAATTATGTCATGGCCTGAAAAGATTCAACATTCATAGTCAAAGGCTAAAATACTTGTGTTGTACTCATCCTTTCTCTGATATAAATGCCACACTTTATACGCCTAATTTACTCTACTTTGGATATGAATGCGGCAAAATGGATTTGATTTTTCGAATCAACTCCTTTAATCACCTGTTAGAAGCAAGCCTCAAGCTTAATTCTCCCTGTCAACCTCCTTGTTGCTCTGGTGACTTTGATGAATCAAGGTATTCTGATATGTGGTATTCTCATTTATTAAAGCTGCTGGCAAATCTTAACTGCTCCAACACATTGAGTTTGAATGCTCCATCAGAAAAGGTACTGATGCTACATTTTTTGTACTAATGATTTCCTTACTAATATAATTGGCTATTtgtgctttttgttttcttgaaggCTCTACAGATTCCCAAAAATATGAGGGAAATCTCACCATTGGCTTATTCGAAGCACTTGAAGTTGAAGATACATAATTCTTCTGGTAGCATAAACTCAGAATTGAGGGATGCTTTGAGTTGGTTTGCACCCTCTCTGGAGACTCTTGAAATAGATTATTGCTAAAATATTACTTCGCTGTAAGATttggaaatataattttttattttctattttaacatTATCTCAACTGATCATAAACTCTTACTAGAGGCTATTGCTTTCTAAAGTTATTCACTTCTCCTATATGGAGTAATTATTTGTTCTACAGCTTCTTATTTTTCTAGCAATTAAAAATACGAAATAATTATTGTAGTAAACAGTCTCCGAAACTCAGATTTATGCCCCCTGGAAATATCTAGGAAAGAATTGAAGAAACTTGACTTCAAGATAAACTGatgaaattaattatgttaCCTGACCTTGGGACTCTAATTTACATCTGGCAACGAACCATGACAATCCTCTCTCTATAAACAgccatttaaaatttaaaccttCTTCCACCTCCCTTTCTCTTTTACTCTGTTTTTTCTCCGTCTCTTAAAACTCCCACAAACAGCAACCTTCTCTTTTTTCAATTATGCTGTTAGTAGTTGTTGTTGTCgttgttgtcttttttttttttttttttttttttaatttcccagAATAGAGAGGCTACAGATCAAGTATGTAACCGGGTTGGTAAACCAAACCGCAACATGCCTATCTATTAAACGGCAAAATATAGGCGTGCCCAACCTAGAAACCATCCTAGAATGCCAGATTTTATTGTTTATCTAAGCATTCATCAGATGTAATCATGCAAGAACAACCCTCAACTAAATCATTCAGATATTCTGAAACTCCACCACCTTGCCTGACACTAGTTTTAACCTGCTTCCCAACATCTTAGCAATATACCATATTTCTTGAATATTGACTAAAATACAATGCAAAGTAAGTAGTACAAACTCACCTTCATTTTCTTTATGGTCTTAATATTTCCATGTACTAATTCACAATATATACTTATTCTCCCTTTTTGTCTCTAAGATGGCTAGTTATTAAATTCAGCCTTAACTAATAACTATTTCGCCAAGTTGCAACTACTATGTTGATGTATCAAGTATTTATAACGACCCTAGCGACAAAGGGTGAGCAAGAGTACAAACTCAACCTCATCAACTAAACAAAAATCAGTAGCCTTTAATGTTGacttaaaagaaaatgtaaattaAGTAGTTACTAGTCGTGGGATGTGAGCAGTACTTGTTGACCGCTAGCTATTCTTTCCTAGTGTACCTGAAATAAAATTGCAGAGTGAAGTTATGGAAGTAATAAGTTTAAATGAAAGAACCATAAGCCTAACCTCACTCCAAAAGAAAGTAAGAAAGAATATAAGCAGCAGTTCCATTGGAAGACTAATTGTATACTTTTCAAATTCTTGCTGAGGTTGACTTTGCCTGTTCTATCAGcaatttattcttctttttatttttttcttttttattttattttattttattatgatgacTAGGAAGATTATACCGCCTGATTTCTCGAGAACCCCTATCCCGCTGTAGACCCATCCAGCAGCTCCTCATCATTAAGTTCCATGGAAGATGAATTCATGACAGAGCAAGTTGTCCCCAGCTTATCCCATACAAAAGGTAACCGGGCTGAAAACCAACACCAAATCGTTGCATTTTTGGTAGAAATTTTTTCCACGGAGGATGTTGGGGACCATGTTTTTGCAAGTACAGAACTTGATGATGAATTAGAAGAGAATGCCATGTGAAACTATCGTGTGTCCGTGTATTTGAGTAGACCCCATAAATCCGAAAGACTCTCAGCATCATCCATTCACTGCAATACGAGATATTCCATACATttgcttatatacatatataaacatgaGGATTCAAGTCATTCCCTTCAAACAGTCCTTTAAAATTTTCTCTCCaaccatatttaattattaattattatattttatgagatctaccatataatatatcaaaaaaaaaaaactttaacaaattattaaaatatggagGAGAGCCTCCAAACTACACCACACCACTATAATGTGGAGGTAagtattttttacaaaaaatattctcTCATCAGGTGTGGTGTGGAGGCCAGTAtcttttataaaaacaaaaaattgaaagttatCATATGGATAGCAGTTTTTATTAGGACATTATGATGAAATTAACATATAGATTCAAATATATACTTCTAAAAATATgcatctaatttaaaataattgcgtatttttaagaaaatatgtttaagtctatactttaatattttcataacattCTAATAAGAGCTAGATTgatcatataaatacataaaaataaaaaataaaataaaaaagtataaggACCTCTTAGAGCATTATTCATAAATCTTTTATTGCTTTATAAGATTCTTCAGAAAATGTATAGCATTATGAGTGTGTTTTAATTTGTGTTCCAAATATGGGAATgacctaatttaatatatatatttgtttaatatctCATGCCAAATAAACCCTAACAATTTGACCATGTTCTAAAGATAACACACTTGCAATTCATTATGGAGGAGAATTATCAGGTGTCTTAAGTATGTCTCCAAAATTAGTTCTCATCTATCAAAATCTATTCtactttaaattaatttatcaatactTTAATCTTTAGAACCTCCGTAAAAAGAATGTAAATAATATGCACCAGCAACCATCAAGTCCACAAAGAAGATAAAAGACACCCAAAGGAATGACAACATATTTCACCATATCAAACTTGGAAGaatcaaatatattatgaaatcaTGAAGCTCCTTTTCAGTTTCAATGCTGTAAAATGtagaacaaaaattaatttgtagtaGAATATGATATAAGCCAAAGAATATATTTTGAAGACAAACCTTACCTTGACTTTCAAAGATTTCATCTATTTGACCATTAAAGTGTGTAAAATTGCCCTCAAGAGTATCCTTGATAACTCATTTCACACCATCAGACTGTTTTTTGATGTCATTCCTAACATTCTTAACCAATCTTTGAAACAATTCTTTTTCATGCTCGATTGAAGTTTTTATCTTAGCGAGGAGGTTGCAAATTTGGGAGTCTTCAACAAAATTGGACTACAAtgaagaacaaaaaattaaaaattaaaaataaaaaaaaacaaactaaaaattCCTGCATAcataaacaaatacaaaatatatatatatatatatatacacacacacacacacacacacagagactaACATGtatttcattaataaaaatttccagattttgATTGTAGACAATCTGgaactattttaaataaaaataataaaaatattttaatacatcgCTTATCAAAAAATTAGTACAATAAACAATGCGAATGTGAGAGTTATAAGGGAGAGAATATGCTCACTCACAGCATGTCTGTTTTTAGTAGCAAAAGGAGAAGCCAAATTTTCTGatgaagtaaaaataataatgataacaattcTTTTCGAAGACTTTGAACCCTGAATCCctattttaattcatttttaactCATAATAATGTAcatattttaattcattttgaactcactaaaaagagaaaaaaaagaaaagaaaaaaaaaagtaagatatAATACATCTAAAATAGCACTTGTACCAAAACAATTATTCAgggataaaaatgaataaaaataaaaatgtaatgccaaaattttattgttagttATGACCATAACATCGCAAGATCGAAGTGCATTCTTATTATGTCAACGgtaataaaacacaaaatatgataaaaacataataaaggaAAACCTTCCACCCTCTTTCACGATTcttattcaattttaataaaggaattttacaaattctttttttttttttttgtttaatttatggtaGGCCCAAATAATACAGGACAGGAAAcgtagaaaatttattattgaattagaGCAGACTTTGCTCAAAGTTCAAATCTTAATTATAAAAGCTAGAGCTAGTGTTATAAGATGTtatgatttaattaaaaaataagattcatccaaataaaatagatttttatttttcaatgttataatatttcttaattattttaatattacttttcaatgttataattttgcataattatttttttcttactatATTGACAGTGACATGtttctagttttttttcttttcttttcttttcttttcttttcttttcttttctttctctactAATAGGTAGatgtttttttattcataacatatttagtttcttaaaaaaaccaaactcttttttttttttttctttcgctACTTAAAGCTAACTAAAAACTAGCTATTTCtatttataaactatttaatttattaaaaagtaaaactccatataattacccaaaaaaattggatgttAAAATTTATTGCTTTTTCTAAGCTTTCATGATGTAATTATATAAGAAAGGAATGTAAAATTAGTCATCCCTCAATAAAAAGCATTATATATCCTGTCACTCCACTACGTTGCCTACGTTGCCAACGTTGCCAACATTAGTTGTAGCCTGCTCCGCAACACCTTTGCAATAGATCATATTTCTTGAATTTATATTAGCCCAATTCACCATTGGTTTTTAGCCCAAAAATTTTTTATACATCCATGACCATGCAAAGCTTTTGTTTTTCGAGTTTTGCAGTATATAAACAATTTGATGGCATAATATCCAGTTTTAAGTTCTATTGAAGCGGTAACGCTTAGATATTAAAATCTGATTAGTGCTGGCAAAATattggtgtgtatatatatatgtttgaaaaaAGCTGAGCATTAGGCCAGGTACAAAATACGTTGTATAATATACCAAAAAGTAATTCAACAATTCaacagagtttttttatttattatttttctagaaaaacaaCTTTTCTTAGTACATGAGCCAAACAAGATCCTATTCATTATattcacaccaaaaaaaaaaaaaaaattcttagtcATTATGATTGTAAAgggaattattttattatttttcaatcacTATGGAATAAGAATATTATATTTGTGCTCACTTTTGTAGTTGttcagcatatatatacatataaaaagacatatagatatatatatatatatatatatatatatatatatatatatataataaaattcattgGTTAATGTTTAAACCTCAACTCCATTATTTGGAGCCGATGATGATCGAAGCTAGCCAAATTATATACTCTAATCATACGACACCATAGTTGTTTAAAGAAGCATCTGTTACTAGACTAGGAGATCGATCGCATTCACTGTCGTTTCAATTGTATAACATTGAATTAATAGTGATAGTCTGGTCACAtcaaacattaaatatatttaaatgctCCCCAAACGTCACCACACTAGGCATATGGATAGTAACTCAGATAAGAATTAGTtttctcaaaaataatatatttctaaaCCTTCGTTCTTGCAAATGtcatttaaacaaaattaagacCATTGTGCCAAAGTGtctctatttttcaaattaattaacaagtttgaccaatatagtcaatggaagaaaaaagagtaaaaaaaagaaaaaagtttgaacaaattaaatattatcgtTTTGACACTTTGTTCCATCCatcatcttcaattttttttatttactctgGCAgacaaaattaaatggagcaTATTTCAGGAGagcagttatatatatatatatatatatataaaatcctaCAAGTTGAAAGTGTCAATGCAATtaatctaaaataaatttattttatatatatatatatatatatatacacgtatataAGAAAGATCttttaagaatattaatattCTAAGAAAATGTAAATGTAATGGTATCCATGAGCATTGTGACATAAAGGAGAtggtattcaatatttgaaaaatattaatattcttaAGAATAAAAATGTCAATCAGGATGGATAACCATGCATCGTGGTCGAATATATATAATGCTTTCAAAACCGTTGAACCCGATCATATTGGATTAGCAGGACTAGTTTTATTTCTAGTTCTTACTAATTGCAATATTAATTTGGTGCACTACTACTTTTGTATATTCTTTCGTCATGTATACTTGTCCAACGAAAAACattgttttataatatttatatagttaGGAACTTATTCTATTTGTCGGTTGAAGCATGAATGCACGGTATCTTCATTTATAAGAAAGTtgctttaaaatttcaatatttctaATAAGGTGGCCATCACATTGAACATTAATCAGTCAAGAATCTCAAGACTAATTAATCAACCTCCAGTGTTCAAGCTCAAGTAGACTTTAATTTATGCATATGAATTTTGACATTATTGAATTTAGCAGTTTCCTTACCGGGtggtggaaaaataaaaaatgtagggctgaaattgaaaaagtcaaataattctttatatattatttacaagAAAATGTGTACGGCTTcttatatttctttgtttctttcctttttttttttaacaaattatagtAACATATCTATcaagtatatataatatatctccATATGGTATTAATCTACACTATATATACAACGTATATACAAGAGAAAAAACAGTGGCTAGAGTTGAACCCGAATCAAGAAACATGCAGCTTGGATGAAAACATTccacccttttttctttttcttttttgtaaataaataaataataataataataaagaagattCGACTACTAatgttatttttcataaattacatTGTGTATGCCTTTTGGATGGCCCAAAGGCAGCTACAAAGTATATGAAATTTTGCGAGGGCAAGGGTTAAGCATTTGGTGACACGGAGAACAGCATGCAATAATACTAGTCCTCCCTTGGTTTAGTTTGATTTGATAAAAGGTGTTGGAATAAATTTGTTCACATATTATTTAAACAAGCATATATATCTTTTACTCTAATTAATCCTTGTACCATcaaactaataattaataatttcccaGTTCAAAaccaaatcaatatatttaattaaacccatataaaacaaataaaactcaGTGCTCCATAAACCTgtgtcttttcttttctaaacaATAAGAAAATGTGATTAATTATCATTGATATGGACgttctaataatatatattataatattaaagtcAAAATGTTTGTACCTTAGTTTTCACCAATTTTCATCTAAGGGGTTTTAAACTGTTAAAAAGGATCTTGTGTGACTCACATGAccctcaaaattgatttttttttttttgcaattaaattattaaaaaaaaaagaaaaggataaaagaaaatattgggAGCCATTTTTTCCAACCAGTACCCAAGAAACTTTCTCAGGAAACAAACAACATTTCCTTaaacaattacaaaaaaatctagGATATAAAGCTAGCTTCAATTCGTGGCATGCCCACCTCATGACAATTGCTTCTTAATCATCTATACGAACAAAAAagaactctcttttttttttttttttttgggggggggactTTCCCTTCCTTTAAAGAATTCGTTTTACCTTGAATTATATGTGCAAAAAATTCATTCCAAAATTAACTGTAACTGTAAACCTAAAAAAACAACAATGACTGTAAAAAACTCAGACCCTTTTTACCTCTCTAAATCCTTTACAAATTCAGGATGcccaggattttttttttctactggtttggaatttggattagagacccaaaaaaaaaaaaaaaaaaaaaggagagagagagagagagagatatagaaagagaaagagagagggcatatatggagatttttttttctttttttttgcccccaaaaaaaaaaaaaaaaacccgcaATATTAAGGCTTACATGAATTGCATTCACGTGATCTCTTTTTAACAGAATCTGTTGAAAATTAacagatttcaaaataaaagatatcaaatgtcaaaaaaaaatttacaatccgttgagtgaaaattttttaaactaaaggCCACGAAAGTACATTTTGGCCTAATGTTAATCATTCTTCCCAAATTACAAATAAAGgggtatattatattaaaattacaaagcaaaataataataaatactccACCTAGATATCAAACGCACACAAATTAAAGAAACTCAATCGtcacaagaaaaaaattgtagtgTATGTCGTATCTTGGTTTATACTTTATACTTGCTAAAAGGTATGCAGTTTCAAGTCCAATTGTGATTAGGCTTTTTTTACTGTAAAATGGGTGTGATTTGAACaggtttataaattttatttaatttatttaccacAAAAGGGTTGCATTATCTAATAGCTAGATGCTAAACTCTCtgtcattatcatgatcataagcttttttcttttgtcatggTGTGGCTGataatatcatttatatatacatatatatatatatacacacaaaaaagatttaatcaaagatatattttatattgttgggCTTTGCTCACAAAATAGGTTTACCTAACCTTAAAGGCAGTAAGATAAAAAGTTTACAGCAATAAACAAAGACatgaacaaacaaaaagaagatcCATAAAAGAACTTGTGACTATCAAAAACATATGTGTAGCTGTTTTCTCAAATAAGCTTGACTCCATGTAGATGTTGCAATTTGCTGTGACAAAAACCTCCAAATATTGGCTCAAATattgatgaaaaagaagaagggtcaGACAATTCACTTTATTATAAAGAAGCAAGCCTTTATGCATTCCCATGATAGCCTCCCCTAGATAAACAAGGAACAAATTAAGGAGAGAAAAATGATTGCATGCCCACCATtaatattagatttattaagaaaaacaaTAGTTTTTAACCTACTAATCAAAATGCTTTCATAATTAACAAAGCAATGGGAGATaaggtaattaaatattaaccaCACTCATAGCTGTTTTGCAAGCTATAGAGATTATAATTATTGCTAGGCCATTAGCTTTTGATCCTCAAAATGATCTTCATGGGGTCCACAATTAGCATCCATATGCTCGTtgtataaactaattaaattcttcaaaaaattattaattttttgttcttgaTAGTTTTCTCTAACATAAAGCTTttccaaattatttatttatgtaaaggCTAGTTTCCCAAATTAATCGATCCAAATTTCAATATggaaagatttttatttttttattttttattattattattttttaatgaaagaagaatattatttataaattaactgAAAAGGGAAAAGTCAACAAATAATTAGACTATGCTGCAAATGTGTATCCAACCGTTGGCGGTTGACCTTTTCCAAACTTCCCCATTAATTAGATAAAGAAAACACAAATGACAAAGTACTATATAATTAGgacaaaaataatttgtttatttaattttccaagTAATAATTATGGAGAGCTTTCAATATACCAAgatatttacaaatattttttaacaactCATCTTGGTTTTTGGTTGGATATATTCATTGATTGATCGATTAATATTAAGAAGTTATGAGTATTGAATATTATACCCATGATTTGTATATAGCTACATCTACTTCTCGAAGTCCATTCGTCACAAATTTTAGCCTAAGTTTGATTGATCTACCTAATcaataaacaaaatgaatttttttttaaataaaatatttatcaaatattttagtaCTTAAAAATAGCTccattaatgatatatatatatatatatatatatatatatatatatatgtacagtcCATCTATAATGCGAaccacagtattagtgatgatttttcatagtattggtgacgattttctaaggaatcgtcgttaatactatgaaaaactgtcactaatactgcgatcttcatgcggaccgtcctcaccatataatttctgtatatatgtatatgttcaaATTGTGCACAATTAGATGTTACATTAACAGCTTTATTACGACAAAATAAGGaatgataaaattgtatttgagGACAACTAAatggtaaatattattattgttttaaataataattcagagtttaaattttaatatttcaatatagatattaaatattaaaaaaaaaaaaaggaaatgataAAAGTAAATTGCAAGTTTAACCAAATTAAAGGCAATACTCCATAGTCTgtgctaatatatattattatggcAAATCGATGTCAAATCCCAAATACAAGAATAGCCTTAAGTACAGCTGTCATCAGCATGGgcctaattttaaaaatgtagattaaaatagtaattaaGAAGATATTATTAGATATTTTCAGTGCTCTTGTCCTTCCTAATTAAGCATGACGTAGATTCCATTATTTCAATCCTAGATTTCGGACTACTCAcaacatatttataattaatatcatCCTCAAGTTGCATCTAACTGGCTAGGCTTCAGGTAgagcataattaattaatcaattaattatacaAGTAATTGGCTTGACTAATTCTCTCCTCGGTCTTGTATGCTAAGTTCAGCCCACTGTGATGTTTTTGTAATGCTTTAGACAAATTAGGCCTTGCTGTACAAGTACCCTAACGGTTCTAGTGAGTTTaatattacaaaaaagaaaataaataaaatcagattatattatattatatatatatatatatatattttgtctatATAATAAAGAGCAATactataattatcaaatttttttatcgaaattttagtaattaattatgtGCTAATCTTTTAAtagtattaaattaatattatcttatatatatagataaataaactgTCAAATcatgaatatcaaaattttgataaaaaaatttgatctaaggatattttggaaaaaataattagacTTTAAATGTTTTGATTATCTACATCTATTGatattttacttattcatttcctttttgtgtttatttataataatttcatgATTCTTTGTTGTTGTTTCCCTTTTAAGCATATTAATGCTCAATGATTAATGGCTAGTagctaatatattattttcttttatttattatttatgtactCCCAAATTgcttaaattcttttttttttatttcttttccatcttgctcttttgtgttatttacctgtaaagaaaaatatatatatatatatatataaagaataaagatatttcatttatccaaaaaataaccataaaaatgaataattggcccactaaatttgataatttgatAAGCTTcaccaaaagagaaaaaataaaaaataaaaaaacattttaattagaagtttttatcttaaatatgtaaaccgaaatcaataatatatatgtataaagattttataatgCGAACGATCGCATATTTTTATCTTGTGGAAGTTcgcaaaaataattgtttttaaaaagattatcGTCAATATTCGTATTTATATGatagtattgatgatgatttttcaaaaatcattatCTTTACGAATATTCGCATGATAAAAATATCTAAACTTCCACATAATAGACGGattccatatatgtatatatatatatatatatatttaaaagtaacaTATGTATAATCAATTGGTGTTTCTatcaacttaaaaataaattaacttttTGTAGGGTTTCattgaactatatata
This genomic interval carries:
- the LOC132799538 gene encoding uncharacterized protein LOC132799538 encodes the protein MDLIFRINSFNHLLEASLKLNSPCQPPCCSGDFDESRYSDMWYSHLLKLLANLNCSNTLSLNAPSEKALQIPKNMREISPLAYSKHLKLKIHNSSGSINSELRDALSWFAPSLETLEIDYC